The Pelistega ratti genome window below encodes:
- the lldP gene encoding L-lactate permease, whose protein sequence is MQWQQLYDPFGNIWLSSLVALIPIIFFFLALTVFRLKGLMAGTITVILAILVALFAYKMPVGMALSSAVYGFFYGLWPIAWIIIGAVFLYKISVKTGQFDIIRSSILSITEDQRMQMLLVGFAFGTFLEGAAGFGAPVAITAALLVGLGFNPLYAAGLCLIANTAPVAFGAMGIPIIVAGQVSNLDPMHISQMVGRQLPFVVPIVLVWLMAIMDGWRGVKEMWPAILVGSLSFAVTQWATSNYLGPELPDITASIATIISLTILCRYWQPKTIFRFNQDDKSSDKHSYTTAQIMRAWMPFVILTVVVTVWSLKSFKDLFKAGGALEHFIINIEVPGLHNLVQKLPPVVAEVTNYAAVYKFDWLSATGTAILIAAIITIIYLRMKPSQAVATFGETLKELRASIISIGMVLAFAFIANYSGLSTTLALALAHTGGAFTFFSPFLGWLGVFLTGSDTSANALFGALQAMTAHQIGVSDILLVAANTSGGVTGKMISPQSIAIACAAVGIVGRESDLFRFTVKHSLIFAVIIGIIVTVQAYLLPGMIPH, encoded by the coding sequence ATGCAATGGCAACAACTCTATGATCCATTTGGGAATATATGGCTATCTAGTTTAGTCGCACTTATCCCAATTATTTTCTTTTTCTTAGCATTAACTGTTTTTCGTCTAAAAGGTTTGATGGCGGGTACGATTACCGTTATTCTTGCTATTTTAGTCGCTTTATTTGCTTATAAAATGCCTGTAGGAATGGCATTATCTTCAGCTGTATATGGTTTCTTCTACGGTCTATGGCCGATTGCATGGATTATTATTGGTGCGGTATTTCTTTATAAAATCTCTGTTAAAACAGGGCAATTTGATATTATCCGTTCAAGTATTTTATCTATCACAGAAGACCAGCGCATGCAGATGCTCTTAGTTGGTTTTGCGTTTGGAACATTCTTAGAGGGGGCTGCCGGTTTTGGTGCGCCTGTTGCGATTACAGCTGCTTTATTAGTGGGCTTAGGATTTAACCCTTTATATGCCGCAGGTCTTTGCTTAATTGCTAATACTGCCCCTGTTGCTTTTGGTGCAATGGGTATTCCAATTATTGTGGCAGGTCAAGTATCTAACTTAGATCCTATGCACATTAGCCAAATGGTAGGTCGTCAATTACCGTTTGTTGTACCAATTGTTTTAGTATGGTTAATGGCGATTATGGACGGTTGGCGTGGTGTTAAAGAGATGTGGCCTGCTATTTTAGTGGGTAGCTTATCATTTGCAGTTACACAATGGGCTACATCAAACTATTTAGGCCCAGAGCTACCTGATATTACCGCATCTATTGCGACTATCATAAGTTTAACTATTTTATGCCGCTATTGGCAGCCTAAAACGATTTTCCGTTTTAACCAAGATGATAAATCATCTGATAAACATTCTTATACAACGGCTCAAATTATGAGAGCATGGATGCCATTTGTTATTCTAACCGTTGTAGTAACTGTTTGGAGTCTTAAATCTTTTAAAGATTTATTCAAAGCAGGTGGAGCGTTAGAACACTTTATTATCAATATTGAAGTGCCAGGGTTACATAATTTAGTTCAGAAATTACCACCTGTCGTTGCTGAAGTAACAAATTATGCGGCAGTTTATAAGTTTGACTGGTTATCGGCTACAGGTACAGCTATTTTAATTGCGGCAATCATTACAATTATTTATTTACGTATGAAACCCTCTCAAGCCGTTGCTACTTTTGGTGAAACATTAAAAGAATTACGTGCATCAATTATCTCTATCGGTATGGTGCTTGCGTTTGCTTTTATCGCTAACTACTCAGGTTTATCAACAACCTTAGCCTTAGCGCTAGCACATACAGGCGGTGCGTTTACGTTCTTCTCACCATTCTTAGGTTGGTTAGGCGTATTCTTAACTGGGTCAGATACTTCTGCAAATGCCCTATTTGGTGCATTACAGGCAATGACAGCACATCAAATTGGTGTATCTGATATTTTATTAGTAGCAGCGAATACAAGCGGTGGTGTAACAGGTAAAATGATTTCACCACAATCTATTGCAATTGCTTGCGCAGCAGTTGGTATCGTGGGTCGTGAGTCAGATTTATTCCGTTTCACTGTTAAACATAGCTTAATTTTTGCGGTAATTATTGGTATTATAGTAACTGTACAGGCATATTTATTGCCCGGAATGATTCCTCACTAA
- a CDS encoding FCD domain-containing protein, with protein MVATESLIASLCDMIQSQGIEVGDRLPAERKLCEILSVSRTRLRELLKQLTAQGIIETKVGSGTFLKQNPVIQKMDANLQQIDNLLLQDPDYRFDVQEARAVLESGAAWYAALRATDEEKNHIRAVYEELQHYQNIGDLEKAAHADAKFHLAIAEASHNIVLIQLMRNVFELLQHNVVLARHKMYTDTLMVDQLNHQHSTLLTAIEQKDATNALKSVQQHIHYVIDQVKQIDEEIARQERKNRLKKF; from the coding sequence ATGGTTGCAACAGAATCACTCATTGCTTCTCTATGTGATATGATTCAATCTCAAGGAATTGAAGTTGGAGACCGTTTACCTGCCGAAAGAAAACTATGTGAGATATTATCTGTCTCTCGTACAAGATTAAGAGAATTATTAAAGCAATTAACGGCTCAAGGTATTATTGAAACCAAAGTTGGTTCTGGTACGTTTTTAAAACAAAATCCTGTTATCCAGAAGATGGATGCTAATCTACAACAGATAGATAATCTTTTATTACAGGATCCTGATTATCGCTTTGATGTACAAGAAGCCAGAGCTGTATTAGAAAGTGGTGCAGCATGGTATGCGGCACTTCGAGCGACAGATGAAGAAAAAAACCATATTCGGGCAGTGTATGAAGAGTTACAACACTATCAGAATATAGGCGACTTAGAAAAGGCGGCTCATGCAGATGCTAAATTTCATCTAGCCATTGCAGAAGCTAGCCATAATATTGTGCTGATTCAATTAATGCGCAATGTGTTTGAACTATTGCAACATAATGTCGTCTTAGCACGTCATAAAATGTATACCGATACGTTGATGGTTGATCAATTAAATCATCAACATTCGACACTCTTAACGGCGATTGAGCAAAAAGATGCGACCAACGCTTTAAAGAGTGTACAACAACATATTCATTATGTAATTGACCAGGTAAAGCAAATTGATGAGGAAATTGCTCGTCAAGAACGTAAAAACCGGTTAAAGAAATTTTAG
- the lldD gene encoding FMN-dependent L-lactate dehydrogenase LldD: MIISSTKDYREAAKRRLPPFLFHYIDGGAYDEATLRNNVSDLSTIALRQLVLREDMTNVDTSTQIFGEQFSLPLALAPVGLTGMYARRGEVQAAKAADKKGIPFTMSTVSVCPIEEVAPAINRPMWFQLYVLRDRAFMKNVLERAKAAGCSTLVFTVDMPVPGARYRDAHSGMSGPNAAMRRYMQSVFHPHWAWDVGVNGRPHDLGNISKYRGQPTGLEDYIGWLGANFDPSISWKDLQWIREFWEGPMIIKGILDPEDALKAAEFGADGIIVSNHGGRQLDGVLSSAKALPAIVDAVKPKYPEFKIFADSGIRNGLDIVRMLALGADACLIGRAFVYALGAAGQAGVENLLDLMKKEMHVAMTLTAAKTVSEITRDSLVRTEKQLVEAASDLT; encoded by the coding sequence ATGATTATTTCATCAACGAAAGACTATCGTGAAGCGGCTAAACGCCGTTTACCTCCCTTTTTATTCCACTATATTGATGGTGGTGCTTATGATGAAGCCACATTAAGAAATAATGTGAGTGATTTATCAACAATTGCTTTACGGCAATTAGTGCTTCGTGAGGATATGACGAATGTTGATACTTCTACCCAAATTTTTGGAGAACAATTTTCTTTACCTCTAGCATTAGCACCTGTTGGTTTAACGGGTATGTATGCAAGACGTGGTGAGGTACAAGCTGCTAAAGCCGCTGATAAAAAGGGTATTCCCTTTACGATGTCAACGGTATCTGTTTGTCCGATAGAAGAGGTTGCGCCTGCGATTAATCGTCCTATGTGGTTTCAACTTTATGTACTACGAGATCGTGCCTTTATGAAAAATGTCCTAGAACGAGCTAAGGCAGCAGGATGCAGTACATTGGTCTTTACGGTTGATATGCCTGTTCCAGGGGCACGTTATCGTGATGCACATTCTGGTATGAGTGGCCCTAATGCGGCAATGCGTCGATATATGCAATCGGTTTTCCATCCACATTGGGCATGGGATGTAGGTGTCAATGGTCGTCCGCATGACTTAGGTAATATTTCTAAATATCGTGGACAGCCAACAGGCTTAGAGGATTATATCGGCTGGTTAGGTGCTAATTTTGATCCTTCTATTTCATGGAAAGACTTACAATGGATTCGTGAGTTCTGGGAAGGCCCGATGATTATTAAGGGAATTCTTGATCCAGAAGATGCCTTAAAAGCAGCAGAATTTGGTGCGGATGGTATTATTGTGTCTAATCATGGTGGTCGTCAATTAGATGGTGTTTTATCGAGTGCAAAAGCCTTACCTGCTATCGTAGATGCGGTTAAGCCTAAGTATCCAGAGTTCAAAATTTTTGCAGACTCTGGTATTCGTAATGGGCTAGATATTGTGCGTATGTTGGCATTAGGGGCTGATGCGTGTTTAATTGGTCGTGCCTTTGTCTATGCCCTTGGTGCAGCAGGTCAAGCAGGTGTAGAAAATTTACTTGATTTAATGAAAAAAGAAATGCACGTTGCGATGACGCTCACAGCAGCTAAAACTGTCTCTGAAATTACGCGTGATAGCCTCGTTAGAACAGAGAAACAACTTGTTGAGGCAGCCAGTGATCTTACTTAA
- the dld gene encoding D-lactate dehydrogenase: MNTSIIDVLKQIVGQKYVLTEDNQTRLYRQGKRYGSGEVLAVVQPGSLLEQWQVLKAVVPHCIVIMQAANTGLTGGSTPFGSDYDRPVVILNTTRLKGVQLINQATQVVCLPGATLNELEKVLAPHNREPHSVIGSSCIGASVLGGICNNSGGALVRRGPAYTELALYARLNEDNELELINHLGIDLGDTPEEILQRLSTAHYSEQDIDNNTQRVASDHRYAHDVKQVDADTPARFNNDPSRLFEASGSAGKVCVFAVRLDTFEKVASEVFYIGSSTQDDLTAIRRYLLKELPNLPIAGEYIHRTAYDIGAEYGKDTFLFIEKFGTDKVPQAFALKAKVDGVLEKCKLKGWGDKLIQFFMKFLPNHLPERMNQYRDLYPHHLIIRIEKQDVEQVKDFLTTYFKEHTTGNFFLCNADEGRKAFLHRFAIAGAAIRYRDCHQKEVEDIVALDIALRRNDREWEEELPEELNKDIIHKLYYGHFFCHVFHQDYIVRKGVDPLAMEHKMWTILDGRGAEYPAEHNVGHLYLAKAALVNHYRRLDPSNTFNVGIGHTSRKRYWKE, from the coding sequence ATGAATACCTCTATAATTGATGTATTAAAACAAATCGTAGGTCAGAAATATGTTTTAACAGAGGATAATCAAACCCGTCTTTATCGTCAGGGTAAACGTTATGGGTCGGGTGAAGTATTAGCCGTTGTTCAACCCGGAAGTTTATTAGAGCAATGGCAAGTGCTAAAAGCAGTAGTGCCTCATTGTATTGTTATTATGCAAGCAGCAAATACAGGGCTGACAGGCGGTTCGACACCTTTTGGCAGTGATTATGATAGACCTGTTGTTATTTTAAATACTACTCGATTAAAAGGGGTGCAGTTAATTAATCAGGCAACACAAGTAGTTTGTTTACCAGGGGCAACCTTAAATGAATTAGAAAAAGTGCTTGCACCACATAATAGAGAGCCGCATTCAGTGATAGGTTCTTCTTGTATAGGAGCTTCTGTGTTGGGTGGTATTTGTAATAACTCAGGCGGTGCTCTTGTCAGACGAGGTCCTGCCTATACCGAATTAGCTTTATATGCAAGGTTGAATGAAGACAATGAATTAGAGTTAATTAATCACTTAGGGATTGATTTAGGTGATACCCCAGAAGAAATTTTACAACGCTTATCTACTGCTCATTATAGTGAACAGGATATTGATAATAATACTCAACGGGTTGCTTCTGATCATCGTTATGCACATGATGTGAAACAAGTTGATGCGGATACTCCGGCTCGGTTTAATAATGATCCTTCTCGCTTATTTGAAGCATCAGGCTCTGCCGGTAAAGTTTGTGTTTTTGCAGTGCGATTAGATACCTTTGAAAAAGTAGCGAGTGAGGTTTTTTATATTGGGAGTTCAACACAAGATGATTTAACCGCAATTAGACGGTACCTTTTAAAAGAGTTACCCAATTTACCGATTGCTGGTGAGTATATTCATCGCACTGCCTATGATATAGGGGCAGAGTATGGTAAGGATACTTTTTTATTTATTGAGAAATTTGGTACAGATAAAGTGCCACAAGCGTTTGCCCTAAAAGCAAAAGTAGATGGTGTATTAGAAAAATGTAAACTTAAAGGATGGGGTGATAAACTGATTCAGTTTTTCATGAAATTCTTACCAAACCATTTACCTGAGCGCATGAATCAGTACCGTGATTTATATCCGCATCATTTAATTATTCGTATAGAAAAACAAGATGTAGAGCAAGTCAAAGATTTTTTGACTACTTATTTCAAAGAGCATACAACAGGAAATTTTTTCCTATGTAATGCCGATGAAGGAAGAAAGGCTTTTTTACATCGCTTTGCTATAGCAGGGGCGGCTATTCGCTATCGGGATTGTCATCAAAAAGAAGTAGAAGATATAGTAGCATTGGATATTGCTTTGCGTAGAAATGATAGAGAATGGGAGGAAGAGTTACCAGAAGAGTTGAATAAGGATATTATTCATAAGCTCTACTATGGTCATTTTTTCTGTCATGTATTTCATCAAGATTATATTGTTCGTAAAGGGGTTGATCCGCTTGCTATGGAGCATAAGATGTGGACCATATTAGATGGTAGGGGGGCAGAATACCCTGCTGAACATAATGTAGGGCATTTATATTTAGCAAAAGCTGCCTTGGTGAACCATTATCGCCGATTAGACCCAAGCAATACGTTTAATGTCGGGATTGGTCATACCAGTAGAAAGCGTTATTGGAAAGAGTAG
- the queF gene encoding NADPH-dependent 7-cyano-7-deazaguanine reductase QueF (Catalyzes the NADPH-dependent reduction of 7-cyano-7-deazaguanine (preQ0) to 7-aminomethyl-7-deazaguanine (preQ1) in queuosine biosynthesis), whose protein sequence is MTIEQELNHAPLGKSSEYPDHYDPSLLYPIPRSIGRQYLSMQPTPEWIGEDIWRAFEVSWLNHKGKPEIAILTFSIPASSTYIIESKSFKLYLNSFNQEKITWEVLLERLKKDLSQAAGAEVSIKREQAHTAIVQNTALEQATPDTDTLTITPSLHAILLDDLDIECHIYEPTASLLKKDDSRIVKEVLISDLLKSNCPVTSQPDWGTVVISYEGSAIDHKALLQYIVSYRHHNGFHEQCVEQIYCDIMQQCNPVALEVYARYTRRGGLDINPRRQSPNFVPIQANTHYDQSIRTPRQ, encoded by the coding sequence ATGACTATCGAACAAGAACTTAATCACGCACCACTTGGTAAAAGTAGTGAATACCCAGATCACTATGATCCTAGCTTACTTTACCCTATCCCTCGCTCTATTGGTCGCCAGTATTTGAGTATGCAGCCAACACCCGAATGGATAGGGGAAGATATATGGAGAGCATTTGAAGTTTCTTGGTTAAATCATAAAGGCAAACCAGAGATTGCTATCTTAACCTTTAGCATTCCTGCCTCTTCAACCTATATTATTGAATCCAAATCTTTTAAACTTTATCTTAATTCTTTTAACCAAGAAAAAATAACATGGGAAGTGCTTTTGGAAAGGTTAAAAAAAGATCTTAGCCAAGCAGCAGGAGCAGAAGTAAGCATTAAACGAGAGCAAGCACATACGGCTATTGTTCAAAATACTGCTTTAGAACAAGCTACACCAGATACTGACACACTTACTATTACCCCCTCTCTTCACGCTATCCTGCTAGATGACTTAGATATTGAATGCCATATCTATGAGCCAACAGCGAGCTTATTAAAAAAAGATGATTCACGTATTGTTAAAGAAGTACTTATCTCTGATTTACTCAAAAGTAATTGCCCTGTTACTTCCCAGCCCGATTGGGGAACAGTTGTGATTAGTTACGAGGGATCAGCGATTGATCACAAAGCATTACTGCAATATATTGTGTCATATCGCCATCATAATGGTTTTCATGAACAATGTGTAGAACAGATTTACTGTGATATTATGCAACAATGTAATCCTGTCGCCTTAGAGGTCTATGCTCGCTATACTCGCCGTGGGGGATTAGATATTAACCCTCGCCGCCAAAGCCCTAATTTTGTACCTATACAAGCGAATACTCACTATGATCAATCTATTCGTACACCAAGGCAATAG
- the ttcA gene encoding tRNA 2-thiocytidine(32) synthetase TtcA yields MTIDPALKEKLRQDNNKLSKRIIRETATAITDYNMIEDGDKVMVCLSGGKDSYAILDVLMTLKTRAPIHFDLIAVNLDQKQPGFPEEVLPTYLTQVGVPFHIENKDTYSIVKRLVPEGKTTCSLCSRLRRGILYRVADELGCTKIALGHHRDDILATFFLNLFYAAKLKTMPPKLVSDDGKHTIIRPLAYVTEKDLIAYAELKKFPIIPCNLCGSQENLKRKEVANMLRAWEKESPKKVWNIFKSLAAVAPSHLMDKNLFDFINLRPTGIADENGDKAFDEETFPDHQDEDSPENMVTSSTTPPDTTRQKIISIQKL; encoded by the coding sequence ATGACTATTGATCCTGCTTTAAAAGAAAAATTACGCCAAGATAATAATAAATTAAGTAAACGTATTATTCGAGAAACAGCCACTGCCATCACCGATTACAATATGATTGAAGACGGTGATAAAGTAATGGTTTGTCTCTCTGGCGGTAAAGACTCCTATGCCATACTAGATGTGTTAATGACGCTTAAAACACGCGCTCCTATTCACTTTGATTTAATTGCCGTTAATCTTGATCAAAAGCAACCGGGGTTTCCTGAAGAAGTCCTACCCACCTATCTTACCCAAGTAGGTGTTCCTTTTCATATTGAAAACAAAGACACCTACTCTATTGTCAAACGTCTTGTCCCCGAGGGGAAAACAACCTGTTCACTTTGTTCACGTTTAAGACGAGGGATTTTATACCGTGTGGCAGATGAACTAGGCTGTACAAAAATTGCACTAGGGCATCATCGTGATGATATTTTGGCAACCTTTTTCTTAAACCTATTTTATGCGGCTAAATTAAAAACCATGCCACCTAAATTAGTGAGTGATGATGGAAAGCATACTATCATTCGCCCTTTAGCTTATGTAACAGAAAAAGATTTAATCGCCTATGCAGAATTGAAAAAATTCCCTATTATTCCCTGTAATTTATGCGGTTCACAAGAGAACCTTAAACGGAAAGAAGTCGCTAATATGCTTAGAGCATGGGAAAAAGAAAGCCCCAAAAAAGTATGGAATATTTTTAAATCACTGGCAGCAGTTGCTCCTTCTCACTTAATGGATAAAAATCTTTTTGATTTTATCAATTTGCGTCCTACAGGTATTGCAGATGAGAATGGGGATAAAGCATTTGATGAAGAGACATTCCCTGATCATCAAGACGAAGACTCACCAGAGAATATGGTTACTTCCTCTACAACACCCCCTGATACCACTCGTCAAAAAATTATTAGCATCCAAAAACTTTAA
- a CDS encoding dihydroneopterin aldolase yields MTPTQKIFFNRLRLDARIGILEHELRATQIIYIDVELDIDEMGEPDDLDISTVLDYRKIRETIIEEATRQHIHLVEVLGRQITRRLLNDFAEVKHVKLRISKPAAFSDCDAVGLEFSASR; encoded by the coding sequence ATGACACCAACACAAAAGATTTTTTTTAATCGCTTACGACTAGATGCGCGTATAGGGATTTTAGAGCATGAATTACGAGCAACCCAAATTATTTATATTGATGTAGAACTTGATATTGATGAAATGGGTGAGCCTGATGACCTTGATATATCAACCGTCTTAGACTATCGTAAAATTCGTGAAACCATTATTGAAGAAGCGACTCGCCAACATATCCACCTTGTCGAAGTGCTTGGCCGTCAGATTACACGCCGACTGTTAAATGATTTTGCTGAAGTTAAACACGTTAAATTGCGTATTAGTAAACCTGCCGCTTTTTCAGATTGTGATGCTGTAGGGCTTGAATTTTCTGCTTCCCGTTAA
- a CDS encoding NAD(P)/FAD-dependent oxidoreductase produces the protein MNAMIYDAVIIGAGPAGASCAVWLSLLGFKPIIIDRASTVGGLCALNPFPDPWNITAPDLTGEEVSVQIKKSLESARVPVLLEQMVKNIQREEASETLLFKVFFEDKEKQLHAIRGRNIVIASGVKHKRPVQMKENERYPNILLGPGKHVYKQDFVMKKVAILGGGDNALENAVYVMDRGVRTVDIYARSIRAQKKWLNSINPKQLHIGEYEFDPDNMCINGEKYEIIMVFYGYEPQLDGITHLNLKLKEMGYIWTEEKTAQSSIPGIYAIGESANRMHPCVVTSMADGIVAAKAIQRSLEGIER, from the coding sequence ATGAACGCAATGATTTATGATGCGGTAATTATTGGTGCAGGCCCAGCGGGTGCGTCCTGTGCTGTTTGGCTATCATTATTAGGGTTTAAACCGATTATTATTGATAGAGCCTCAACAGTAGGAGGGTTATGCGCTTTAAATCCTTTTCCTGATCCGTGGAATATTACTGCCCCTGATTTGACTGGTGAGGAGGTTTCTGTACAAATTAAAAAGAGTTTAGAGTCTGCGCGTGTACCTGTTCTATTGGAACAAATGGTTAAAAATATTCAACGTGAAGAAGCAAGTGAAACGCTTTTATTTAAAGTTTTCTTTGAAGATAAAGAAAAACAACTTCATGCTATTAGGGGGCGTAATATAGTGATTGCGAGTGGTGTTAAACATAAGCGCCCTGTGCAGATGAAAGAAAATGAACGTTATCCCAATATTCTACTGGGGCCGGGAAAACATGTCTATAAGCAAGACTTTGTGATGAAAAAGGTTGCTATTCTTGGTGGTGGGGATAATGCCTTGGAAAATGCAGTATATGTGATGGATAGGGGCGTTCGGACGGTTGATATTTATGCGCGTAGTATTCGTGCTCAGAAAAAGTGGTTAAATAGTATTAACCCTAAACAATTACATATAGGTGAATATGAATTTGACCCTGATAATATGTGTATTAATGGGGAAAAATATGAGATTATTATGGTTTTTTATGGCTATGAACCTCAGTTAGATGGGATTACGCATTTAAATTTAAAACTGAAAGAAATGGGATATATTTGGACAGAAGAAAAAACAGCACAGAGTAGTATCCCCGGAATTTATGCGATTGGTGAATCTGCTAATCGTATGCACCCTTGTGTGGTAACGTCAATGGCTGATGGTATTGTCGCGGCTAAGGCAATTCAGCGGTCTTTAGAGGGAATCGAGAGGTAA
- a CDS encoding ABC transporter substrate-binding protein — translation MMKKGIVLLLLSFGVSAFANTPSNAADTLIDQQGISTINHSAVENTATTLAVSPRIISLSPAATELIYDLGLENHLLAIDKNSNYPEQTKQLQSIGDAFSPNRELLTLLNPDIVISFSLSPVIEQAQQQLQFKLLIMQPKNIDELLTQAQRLAQQITKTKQPTEEANHNQQQAQQSIKQWQHRWDTLKKQYTQAPKKKAFVFLGTQPIYALGKETFLSQSLQTCGAENMFPHIKQSAFILSAEELILNPPDIIIAGIASSEHYPTKQAEIQKALEKIGVNIHSNNILLFDEDILFRPSIRFLNHLPQLCEAIQQHKVEQ, via the coding sequence ATGATGAAAAAAGGAATAGTTTTATTACTACTATCCTTTGGGGTATCTGCTTTTGCAAATACCCCATCAAACGCTGCTGATACGTTAATAGATCAGCAGGGTATTTCTACTATAAACCATTCAGCAGTAGAAAATACCGCTACTACATTAGCTGTTAGTCCACGTATTATCAGCCTTTCACCCGCCGCAACAGAATTAATCTATGACCTTGGTTTAGAAAACCATTTGCTAGCTATTGATAAAAACAGTAATTACCCTGAACAAACCAAACAACTTCAATCGATCGGTGATGCCTTTTCACCTAATAGAGAATTACTCACTCTACTAAATCCTGATATCGTTATTAGCTTTTCATTATCTCCTGTTATTGAACAAGCACAGCAACAGCTCCAATTTAAGCTACTCATCATGCAACCTAAAAACATCGATGAACTACTCACACAAGCACAGCGTTTGGCACAACAAATAACAAAAACCAAACAGCCTACGGAAGAAGCAAACCATAATCAACAACAAGCACAACAATCCATTAAACAATGGCAACACAGATGGGATACACTTAAAAAACAATATACCCAAGCACCAAAGAAAAAAGCATTTGTTTTCTTAGGCACACAACCTATCTATGCCTTAGGGAAAGAAACCTTTCTTAGCCAGAGCCTACAAACCTGTGGTGCTGAAAATATGTTTCCTCATATCAAACAAAGTGCCTTTATTCTCTCCGCAGAAGAACTTATCCTTAATCCTCCCGACATCATTATTGCCGGTATAGCCTCTTCTGAGCATTATCCAACCAAACAAGCAGAAATACAAAAAGCACTTGAAAAAATTGGTGTTAATATTCATTCAAATAATATTTTACTCTTTGATGAAGATATTTTATTTAGACCCAGTATTCGTTTCTTAAATCATCTACCTCAACTATGTGAAGCGATACAACAACACAAAGTAGAGCAATAG